The following coding sequences lie in one Maribacter forsetii DSM 18668 genomic window:
- a CDS encoding phosphatase PAP2 family protein yields MSDKDVALEWANMTLFITRYTPSNSPTFASRAFGYTGLTMYESVVPGFTEYKTMNGQLPELENLPTVDGTKKYNWVLALNAGQSEILKNIYVQTSEENIQKIDSLEQVIFIQFQDGLDEETVSRSVEFGKSVAHAIFEWSKTDGGHRGYLNNFDKEMVHPDRPGAWKPPLFAQSFSHHPLHPHWGENRTFASTNKELEDPKMIPYDTTPGSPYYKQFEDVYLKDLELTQLEKEAAIWWGDDPDVSFTPPGHSYYFATLAVEGHDISLIETAQVYAQVGMAVSDAFVNCWKWKYQFFTERPNTFVPKYIDEEWESFWPDPPFPSFPSGHAIQAAAAATVLEHNFGKEFTFTDRAHEGRERDELKETDFVVRSFDTFWDAAQETADSRFYGGIHTQLDNEVGLEKGVEIAKNVYALEWKNTNE; encoded by the coding sequence ATGAGCGATAAAGACGTAGCACTAGAATGGGCTAATATGACCTTGTTCATTACTAGATACACACCGTCAAACTCCCCCACTTTCGCATCTAGGGCTTTTGGGTATACCGGTCTTACCATGTATGAATCTGTAGTACCAGGCTTCACAGAATACAAAACCATGAACGGTCAGTTACCAGAATTAGAAAATCTTCCTACCGTTGACGGTACAAAAAAGTATAATTGGGTACTGGCATTAAATGCTGGGCAGTCAGAAATTCTAAAGAATATCTACGTTCAAACATCCGAAGAAAATATTCAAAAAATTGATTCCCTTGAACAAGTGATTTTCATTCAATTTCAAGATGGTTTAGATGAAGAAACCGTATCTCGTTCCGTAGAATTTGGCAAATCTGTTGCACATGCTATTTTCGAGTGGTCTAAAACAGATGGTGGGCATAGAGGTTATTTGAATAATTTTGACAAAGAAATGGTACACCCAGATAGACCGGGTGCATGGAAACCTCCCTTGTTCGCACAATCTTTCAGTCACCACCCTTTGCACCCTCATTGGGGTGAAAACAGAACTTTTGCTTCTACAAATAAAGAGTTAGAAGACCCGAAAATGATACCGTATGATACCACTCCCGGTTCTCCATATTACAAACAATTTGAAGACGTTTATCTCAAAGATTTAGAATTGACCCAATTAGAAAAGGAAGCTGCTATTTGGTGGGGAGATGACCCAGATGTAAGTTTTACACCACCAGGTCACTCCTACTATTTTGCTACCCTAGCTGTAGAAGGCCATGACATCTCCCTTATTGAAACTGCACAGGTCTATGCGCAAGTAGGTATGGCCGTTTCAGATGCCTTTGTTAACTGCTGGAAATGGAAATATCAATTCTTTACCGAGCGTCCAAATACGTTTGTACCTAAATATATAGATGAGGAATGGGAATCTTTTTGGCCTGATCCTCCATTTCCCTCTTTTCCATCTGGGCACGCTATACAAGCAGCTGCTGCTGCAACGGTCTTAGAACATAACTTTGGAAAAGAATTTACGTTTACTGACAGAGCCCACGAAGGCAGGGAACGCGATGAATTAAAGGAAACAGACTTTGTAGTAAGGTCATTCGACACTTTTTGGGATGCTGCACAAGAAACGGCAGATTCTAGGTTTTATGGCGGAATTCACACGCAATTAGATAATGAAGTAGGATTGGAAAAAGGGGTAGAAATAGCCAAAAATGTTTACGCTCTAGAATGGAAGAATACAAATGAATAA
- a CDS encoding VCBS repeat-containing protein, translating to MTKNPIFFILIVFLLQQSCTEKPKKDKAPTTINTIEEPSLFTLLSENKTNIAFQNTLKEGLNANVLVYEYLYNGGGVATGDFNNDGLQDLYFTSNMGENKFYLNEGDFTFKDITAISKVAGRPGPWKTGITSADVNGDGKLDLYLCYSGALPDVKRKNQLFINQGNDTNNIPIFKEQAEEYGLASAAFSNQGYFFDYDKDGDLDMLLLNHNPKSLPVLNEVSTKEFLKKDDPLQGTRLFEQKNNTFIDVTEKAGISGSALTYGLGIGISDINNDGWQDFYISNDYTVPDYLYINNKNGTFTDQLGSQMGHTSHFSMGNNVADINNDGLQDIFTLDMLPKDNKRQKLLLSPDNYEKFDLNIRSGFHHQYMRNMLQLNNGDNTFSEIGQLSGISNTDWSWAPLFADFDNDGFKDLFISNGYFRDYTNLDFINYMDSYVQSKGRLQRQDVLELIKEMPASNLTNFYYSNKDGINFTDNTTQAGIDHPANSNGSIYVDLDNDGDLDLVVNNINKPAFIYRNDTGKDTSNQINIQLKGANKNTQGIGSKVSVFSNGKMQVVEQMPTQGYLSTVSSILHFGLDDINTIDSLVVLWNSGKTETLRDVPSNQLIVLEESNAKKTALLKDKPEVLFSKDESVIDFLHRSSQVNDFKRQSLLLKQLSHDGPPIAKGDINNDGLEDIIIGGGIGQATSVFIQNASKGFHQKSNTDFELDQQYFDTDIALLDANNDGNLDIYIASGGYHNLAANDPLLQDRLYLGNGKGDFKKYDTALPKMLMSTGSITFSDINNDTFLDVFVGGYTNPGRFPEIPQSYILMNDGKGNFVDYTDKVQTSLKYPGMVTDAVWVDIDGDQQEDLIVVGEWMPMSIYLNKNGKLTNATDQFLNEPLSGLWTSLQVADLNNDNKPDIIAGNIGTNTQFKLGNDTPAELYYSDFDHNGSIDPILNFYMDGVSYPYVTRDELLGQLSGKRQQFNSYEKYASATINDIFSKDDLEKAEKLTANRQETTILLSTTSKKYKNVPLPIQAQYAPVSEIITSDFNNDGKEDILLLGNNDFYKLRIGKFDANYGTVLLGVGDGNFNYLPQTKSGLSIKGSNTHALLINDKLILTSYGTTTETYKLLK from the coding sequence AGCTGTACTGAGAAACCAAAAAAGGACAAAGCACCTACTACAATTAACACGATTGAGGAGCCTTCTCTTTTTACTCTTTTATCTGAAAATAAAACAAACATAGCTTTTCAAAATACTTTAAAAGAGGGATTAAATGCCAACGTATTGGTTTACGAATACTTATATAATGGTGGCGGAGTAGCAACAGGAGATTTCAATAATGACGGATTACAAGATTTATACTTCACTTCTAATATGGGTGAAAATAAATTCTATTTAAATGAAGGTGATTTTACTTTTAAAGATATAACAGCAATTTCTAAAGTCGCCGGTAGACCAGGACCATGGAAAACTGGTATTACTTCCGCAGATGTAAACGGCGATGGCAAACTAGATTTATATCTATGCTATTCAGGAGCATTACCAGATGTAAAACGTAAAAATCAACTATTTATAAATCAGGGTAATGACACCAACAACATTCCTATTTTTAAAGAACAAGCCGAAGAATATGGCTTAGCAAGTGCCGCATTTAGTAACCAAGGGTATTTTTTTGATTATGATAAAGATGGCGATTTAGACATGCTTCTACTAAATCATAATCCAAAATCATTACCTGTTTTAAATGAAGTAAGCACAAAAGAATTTTTAAAAAAAGACGACCCTTTGCAAGGTACTCGTCTCTTTGAGCAAAAGAATAACACCTTTATTGATGTAACTGAAAAAGCAGGTATCAGTGGTTCTGCACTCACCTATGGTTTAGGTATTGGCATTAGTGATATTAATAATGATGGGTGGCAAGATTTCTATATTTCTAATGACTATACGGTCCCAGATTATTTATATATCAATAATAAAAATGGCACATTCACAGACCAACTTGGCAGCCAAATGGGGCATACAAGCCACTTCTCTATGGGCAACAATGTAGCCGATATTAATAATGATGGGCTACAAGATATCTTCACCTTAGACATGTTACCAAAAGATAACAAACGCCAAAAACTATTATTATCTCCTGATAATTATGAAAAGTTCGATTTAAATATAAGAAGCGGTTTTCACCATCAGTACATGCGCAACATGCTACAATTAAATAATGGTGATAATACTTTCAGTGAAATTGGTCAATTATCAGGTATATCAAATACAGATTGGAGCTGGGCTCCCCTATTTGCGGATTTTGATAATGACGGATTTAAAGATCTATTTATTTCTAACGGATATTTCAGGGATTACACCAATTTAGACTTCATAAACTATATGGATAGTTACGTACAGTCTAAAGGAAGGTTGCAACGCCAAGATGTTTTGGAATTGATAAAAGAAATGCCCGCCTCAAACCTTACCAACTTCTACTACAGTAATAAAGACGGCATAAATTTCACTGATAATACAACCCAAGCAGGTATTGACCATCCAGCAAATAGTAATGGATCCATTTATGTTGATCTAGATAATGATGGTGATTTGGACTTAGTGGTCAACAATATCAATAAACCAGCATTTATTTACAGAAATGATACTGGAAAAGATACAAGCAACCAAATCAATATTCAGCTAAAAGGAGCTAACAAAAACACACAAGGCATAGGATCAAAAGTAAGTGTTTTTAGTAATGGAAAAATGCAAGTAGTGGAGCAAATGCCAACGCAAGGTTATCTCTCTACGGTTTCATCTATTTTACATTTTGGACTTGATGACATCAACACCATAGATTCATTGGTAGTACTTTGGAATTCTGGTAAAACTGAAACTTTAAGAGATGTACCCTCCAATCAGTTAATAGTGTTAGAGGAAAGCAATGCTAAAAAAACAGCCCTGTTGAAAGACAAACCAGAGGTACTGTTCTCTAAAGATGAAAGTGTTATTGATTTTCTACATCGATCATCTCAAGTAAATGACTTTAAAAGGCAATCCCTTTTACTTAAACAATTATCGCATGACGGTCCGCCAATAGCTAAGGGCGATATTAATAATGACGGACTAGAAGATATAATCATTGGTGGTGGAATTGGTCAAGCTACATCGGTCTTTATTCAAAATGCATCTAAAGGATTCCATCAAAAATCAAACACAGACTTCGAACTGGACCAACAATATTTTGATACTGACATTGCACTGCTTGATGCCAACAATGACGGTAATTTGGATATTTATATTGCTAGTGGCGGCTATCATAACCTTGCCGCTAACGACCCCTTGTTACAAGACCGATTATATCTAGGTAATGGAAAAGGAGATTTCAAAAAATATGATACTGCTCTACCAAAAATGCTGATGAGCACAGGTTCGATAACTTTTTCTGATATAAATAACGATACGTTTTTAGATGTTTTTGTAGGCGGATATACTAACCCAGGGCGTTTTCCAGAAATTCCACAAAGCTATATTCTTATGAATGATGGTAAAGGTAATTTCGTGGATTATACCGATAAGGTGCAAACCTCCTTAAAATATCCTGGGATGGTTACAGATGCAGTTTGGGTAGATATAGACGGTGATCAACAAGAGGATCTTATTGTGGTTGGCGAATGGATGCCTATGAGTATCTACCTGAATAAAAATGGAAAATTAACCAATGCCACAGATCAATTTTTAAATGAACCATTATCAGGATTATGGACCAGTCTTCAGGTAGCTGATCTGAATAATGACAATAAGCCGGATATTATAGCAGGTAACATAGGTACAAATACTCAGTTTAAATTAGGTAACGACACCCCTGCAGAATTGTACTATTCAGATTTTGACCATAACGGTTCTATAGACCCAATTTTAAATTTTTATATGGATGGCGTTAGCTACCCGTACGTCACCAGAGATGAACTTTTAGGTCAACTTTCAGGTAAGCGGCAACAGTTTAATAGTTATGAAAAGTATGCTAGTGCAACGATAAATGACATATTCAGTAAAGATGATTTAGAAAAGGCTGAAAAATTAACCGCAAACCGCCAAGAAACCACTATACTGTTGAGTACAACAAGTAAAAAGTATAAAAATGTTCCGTTACCGATACAAGCTCAATATGCACCGGTTTCCGAGATTATAACATCAGACTTTAATAATGATGGAAAGGAAGATATATTACTATTGGGCAACAATGACTTTTATAAATTAAGAATTGGAAAGTTTGATGCCAATTATGGAACGGTATTACTAGGAGTCGGAGATGGAAACTTCAATTATTTACCGCAAACCAAATCCGGCTTATCCATTAAAGGAAGTAACACCCATGCCTTATTAATAAATGACAAACTTATTCTTACTAGTTACGGTACAACAACCGAAACCTATAAACTTTTAAAATAG